A stretch of Arachis hypogaea cultivar Tifrunner chromosome 15, arahy.Tifrunner.gnm2.J5K5, whole genome shotgun sequence DNA encodes these proteins:
- the LOC112748478 gene encoding uncharacterized protein, with amino-acid sequence MSLYAKFLKELITKKRSWHEKETVILTQECSAIIQKGFPPKLKDLGSFLIPCTIGNMTIDKALCHLGASINILPLAMLKKLMIEEVKPTRISVQLANRSLKILNRVVENLLVKVREFIFLADFVGLDMDEEGSNSIILGRPFLATARAIIDVEKGEMVLRVHDEQMVLNIFKAMQYPSKKENCMRIDMVDTLVEEALEASQYEEHEGETQDIQVEDLEETQAFENLSEVKEEGAPKQELKPLPPKLKYAFLGDKETFPVIINSTLSP; translated from the coding sequence ATGTCACtctatgcaaagtttcttaaagaacttatcaccaagaagagaagctggcatGAGAAAGAGACTGTGATCCTAAcccaagaatgcagtgcaattatTCAAAAGGGgtttccaccaaaactcaaagatctAGGAAGCTTCCTTATACCATGCACTATTGGGAACATGACAATTGATAAAGCACTATGTCACTTAGGAGCAAGTATTAATATATTGCCTCTTGCCATGTTGAAGAAATTGATGATAGAGGAGGTTAAGCCTACAAGAATATCAGTACAACTTGCTAACAGATCTCTCAAGATACTTAATAGAGTAGTGGAGAATCTATTAGTGAAAGTTAGAGAGTTCATTTTTCTAGCGGACTTTGTGGGCCTAGACATGGATGAGGAAGGAAGTAACTcaatcattcttggaagacctttcttggCCACAGCAAGGGCGATTATTGATGTTGAAAAGGGTGAAATGGTTCTtagggtgcatgatgagcaaatggTTCTCAATATTTTCAAGGCAATGCAATACCCTTCTAAGAAAGAAAACTGTATGAGGATTGATATGGTGGATACTTTAGTTGAAGAAGCACTTGAAGCAAGCcaatatgaagaacatgaaggagAAACTCAAGACATTCAAGTGGAAGATTTAGAGGAGACACAAGCATTTGAAAATTTAAGTGAAGTTAAGGAAGAAGGGGCACCAAAGCAAGAATTGAAGCCTCTGCCTCCAAAACTAAAATATGCCTTCCTTGGTGATAAAGAGACcttcccagtgatcattaacTCCACCTTAAGCCCATAA